A single region of the Streptomyces sp. ITFR-16 genome encodes:
- a CDS encoding nitronate monooxygenase, whose amino-acid sequence MSSALTDLCRYPIVQAPMAGGASCPQLVAAVAEAGGLGFLAAGYKTADGMYQEIKQVRGLTGQPFGVNLFMPQPTLADPAAVEVYRHQLAGESSWYETPLGDTDGSGDDGYEAKLAILLEDPVPVVSFTFGCPSRDTLDAFAAAGTYTVVTVTSPEEAQAAQWAGADAVCAQGIEAGGHQSTFRDDPQADGAGTGLLSLVAQVRETVQIPVIAAGGLMRGSQIAAVLAAGADAAQLGTAFLITPESGAHLLHKQALTNPLFVRTVLTRAFSGRPARGLVNRFVREHGPYAPAAYPQVHHLTAALRKAAARAGDAQGMALWAGQGHRMARELPAGRLVRLLNEELDAARTAVSTRSTQ is encoded by the coding sequence ATGTCCTCCGCGTTGACCGATCTCTGCCGGTATCCGATCGTGCAGGCCCCGATGGCGGGCGGCGCGTCCTGCCCGCAGCTCGTCGCGGCCGTCGCCGAGGCCGGCGGGCTCGGATTCCTGGCCGCCGGGTACAAGACGGCGGACGGCATGTACCAGGAGATCAAGCAGGTCCGCGGGCTGACCGGACAGCCCTTCGGCGTCAACCTCTTCATGCCGCAGCCCACCCTCGCCGACCCGGCCGCCGTCGAGGTCTACCGGCACCAGCTCGCGGGCGAGTCCTCCTGGTACGAGACTCCGCTCGGCGACACCGACGGCTCCGGCGACGACGGCTACGAGGCCAAGCTCGCCATCCTGCTGGAGGACCCGGTCCCGGTCGTCTCCTTCACCTTCGGCTGCCCCTCCCGCGACACCCTCGACGCGTTCGCCGCGGCGGGCACGTACACCGTCGTCACGGTGACCTCGCCCGAGGAGGCCCAGGCCGCCCAGTGGGCGGGCGCCGACGCCGTCTGCGCCCAGGGCATCGAGGCGGGCGGCCACCAGTCCACGTTCCGCGACGACCCGCAGGCCGACGGCGCCGGGACCGGGCTGCTCAGCCTGGTGGCCCAGGTGCGCGAGACCGTGCAGATACCGGTCATCGCCGCGGGCGGCCTGATGCGCGGCTCCCAGATCGCCGCGGTCCTGGCGGCGGGCGCGGACGCCGCACAGCTCGGCACCGCCTTCCTGATCACCCCCGAGTCGGGCGCCCATCTGCTGCACAAACAGGCCCTGACCAACCCGCTGTTCGTGCGCACCGTCCTGACCCGGGCGTTCTCCGGGCGCCCGGCCCGCGGCCTGGTCAACCGCTTCGTGCGGGAGCACGGACCGTACGCCCCCGCCGCCTATCCCCAGGTCCACCATCTGACCGCCGCGCTCCGCAAGGCGGCGGCCAGGGCCGGGGACGCGCAGGGCATGGCGCTGTGGGCGGGCCAGGGGCACCGGATGGCGCGCGAGCTGCCCGCGGGACGGCTGGTCAGGCTGCTCAACGAGGAACTGGACGCCGCGCGGACGGCAGTGAGCACAAGGAGTACACAGTGA
- a CDS encoding 16S rRNA (uracil(1498)-N(3))-methyltransferase, with protein MTAPVFVVEQLPAGPEFVLDGPEGRHAVSVKRLRAGEEVVLTDGRGRWAGGVVRAAEGKDRLVVGVDAVHEEPRPAVRITVVQALPKGDRGEVAVETMTETGVDTIVPWQAARCITQWKGDRGLKSLAKWRGTAREAGKQSRRVRFPEVADALTTKQVAALVATVDFAAVLHEDRGHDSEPLATVDLPETGEILLVVGPEGGVSPDELAAFEAAGARICRLGPTVLRTSTAGTAATALLLGRTGRWS; from the coding sequence GTGACGGCACCCGTCTTCGTCGTCGAACAGCTGCCCGCCGGGCCCGAGTTCGTCCTCGACGGCCCCGAGGGGCGGCACGCCGTCTCGGTGAAGCGCCTGCGCGCCGGTGAGGAGGTCGTCCTGACGGACGGCCGGGGCCGGTGGGCCGGCGGCGTCGTGCGGGCCGCCGAGGGCAAGGACCGGCTGGTGGTGGGGGTGGACGCGGTCCACGAGGAACCCCGGCCCGCCGTCCGGATCACCGTCGTCCAGGCCCTGCCCAAGGGTGACCGGGGCGAGGTCGCCGTCGAGACGATGACCGAGACCGGGGTCGACACGATCGTGCCGTGGCAGGCAGCGCGCTGCATCACCCAGTGGAAGGGCGACCGCGGCCTCAAGTCCCTGGCGAAGTGGCGCGGTACGGCCCGGGAGGCCGGCAAGCAGTCGCGCCGGGTGCGGTTCCCGGAGGTGGCGGACGCGCTGACGACGAAACAGGTTGCCGCCCTCGTGGCCACGGTGGACTTCGCGGCCGTCCTGCACGAGGACCGGGGCCACGACAGCGAGCCGCTGGCCACCGTCGACCTGCCCGAGACCGGCGAGATCCTGCTGGTCGTCGGCCCCGAGGGCGGCGTATCGCCGGACGAACTGGCCGCGTTCGAGGCCGCCGGCGCCCGGATCTGCCGGCTCGGACCGACCGTTCTGCGCACCTCGACGGCCGGTACGGCGGCGACCGCGCTGCTGCTGGGGCGCACGGGCCGCTGGTCATAG
- a CDS encoding S41 family peptidase: MTQPSYLRYPHAQGDLIAFTAEDDVWLAPLDGGRAWRVSADNRPVTQPRISPDGTLVAWTSTRDGAPEVHLAPVDGGPSRRLTHWGDTRTAVRGWTPDGEVLVTSTAGQVSLRRSWARAVPVDGGPARTLPYGPVGSLAYGPGGRVLLLSATMGREAATWKRYRGGTAGKLWIAAEGDPDAFARIHEDLDGNIECPMWVGERIAFLSDHEGVGALYSSLPDGSGLRRHTGTDGFYARHATTDGTRIAYASAGELWLLDGLDEDAPRRLDIRLGGQRADLQPYPVHAGSHLDSASPDRTGRGSAVGSRGAVHWVTHREGPARALAAEPGVRARLPRTFQAEGDQYVVWVTDAEGDDALECAPATGSSPGAVPRRLAAGRLGRVLDLVPAPDGSRFAVAAHDGRVLIVERESGEIHEVDRSENGDASGLVFSPDSAWLAWSHPGPEPLSQLKLAHLADLSVAEATPLRFRDFAPAFTADGKHLAFLSERAFDPIYDAHVFDMAFIGSCRPHLLTLAATTPSPFGPQLHGRPTEKEKAGEGEDNPTALPVTRIDLDGLADRIVPLPVEAANYSSLRAAKDGLLWLRHPVTGVLGTSGATPESRRPDTVLERYDLEKLRCEELASDVSRFAVSGDGRRLTLISHDKLSVVPSDSRVPAGDDDHDDAVTVDLSRIRRTLDPAAEWRQMYDEAGRIMRDNFWRPDMGGVDWQAVLDRYRPVLERVATHDDLIDLLWEVQGELGTSHAYVTPPGGWHDESARQGLLGADLSRAQDGSWRIDRILPSETSDPAARSPLAAPGVAVRPGDAVLAVDGHPVDPLTGPAPLLTGSAGKPVELTVSPVDGGDPRHVVVVPVADEEALRYHAWVAGRRAHVHELSGGRLGYLHVPDMVGSGWAQIHRDLRTEVARDGLVVDVRENRGGHTSQLVVEKLARRIVGWDLPRGMRAYSYPGDAPRGPVVAVANEFSGSDGDIVNAAIKALGIGPVVGVRTWGGVVGIDSRYRLVDGTLVTQPKYAFWLEGYGWGVENHGVDPDVEVVMTPADHAAGRDPQLDEAVRIALESLATTPAKTPPSLPG, translated from the coding sequence GTGACACAGCCTTCCTACCTCCGCTATCCCCACGCCCAGGGCGACTTGATCGCCTTCACCGCCGAGGACGATGTCTGGCTCGCCCCGCTGGACGGCGGCCGAGCCTGGCGGGTCAGTGCCGACAACCGCCCCGTCACCCAGCCGCGGATATCTCCCGACGGCACCCTCGTCGCCTGGACGTCCACCCGCGACGGCGCGCCCGAGGTGCACCTCGCCCCCGTCGACGGCGGCCCCTCCCGGCGGCTCACCCACTGGGGCGACACGCGGACGGCCGTGCGCGGCTGGACCCCCGACGGCGAGGTGCTGGTCACCAGCACCGCGGGGCAGGTCTCGCTCCGGCGCAGCTGGGCCCGGGCCGTCCCGGTCGACGGCGGCCCCGCGCGGACCCTCCCCTACGGGCCGGTCGGCTCCCTCGCGTACGGTCCCGGCGGACGCGTCCTGCTGCTTTCGGCCACCATGGGGCGCGAGGCCGCCACCTGGAAGCGCTACCGGGGCGGCACGGCCGGCAAGCTCTGGATCGCGGCCGAGGGCGACCCGGACGCGTTCGCCCGGATCCACGAGGACCTCGACGGCAACATCGAGTGCCCGATGTGGGTGGGCGAGCGCATCGCCTTCCTCTCCGACCACGAAGGCGTCGGCGCCCTCTACTCCTCCCTCCCCGACGGCAGCGGGCTGCGCCGGCACACCGGCACCGACGGCTTCTACGCCCGGCACGCCACCACCGACGGGACCCGGATCGCCTACGCCTCGGCCGGTGAACTCTGGCTCCTGGACGGCCTGGACGAGGACGCGCCCCGCCGCCTCGACATCCGGCTCGGCGGCCAGCGCGCCGACCTCCAGCCCTACCCCGTGCACGCCGGCAGCCATCTGGACAGTGCCTCCCCGGACCGCACCGGCCGCGGCAGTGCCGTCGGGTCCCGGGGCGCCGTCCACTGGGTCACCCACCGCGAGGGCCCCGCCCGCGCCCTCGCCGCCGAGCCCGGCGTACGCGCCCGGCTGCCCCGTACCTTCCAGGCCGAGGGCGACCAGTACGTCGTCTGGGTCACCGACGCCGAGGGCGACGACGCGCTGGAGTGCGCCCCCGCCACCGGGAGCAGCCCCGGCGCCGTGCCGCGCCGCCTCGCGGCCGGGCGGCTGGGCCGGGTGCTCGACCTGGTCCCCGCCCCCGACGGCAGCCGGTTCGCGGTCGCCGCCCACGACGGGCGGGTTTTGATCGTCGAGCGGGAGAGCGGCGAGATCCACGAGGTGGACCGCAGCGAGAACGGCGACGCCTCCGGGCTCGTCTTCTCGCCCGACTCCGCCTGGCTCGCCTGGTCGCACCCCGGGCCCGAGCCGCTCAGCCAGCTCAAGCTGGCCCATCTCGCGGACCTCTCGGTCGCCGAGGCCACCCCGCTGAGGTTCCGGGACTTCGCGCCCGCCTTCACCGCCGACGGCAAGCACCTCGCCTTCCTCTCCGAGCGGGCCTTCGACCCCATCTACGACGCCCATGTCTTCGACATGGCGTTCATCGGCTCCTGCCGGCCCCATCTGCTGACGCTCGCCGCGACCACCCCCTCCCCGTTCGGGCCGCAGCTCCACGGCCGCCCGACCGAGAAGGAGAAGGCCGGCGAGGGGGAGGACAACCCGACCGCGCTCCCCGTCACCCGCATCGACCTGGACGGGCTCGCCGACCGGATCGTCCCGCTGCCCGTCGAGGCGGCCAACTACTCCTCGCTGCGGGCCGCGAAGGACGGGCTGCTCTGGCTGCGCCACCCGGTGACGGGGGTCCTCGGCACGAGCGGGGCCACCCCGGAATCCCGGCGCCCGGACACGGTCCTGGAGCGGTACGACCTGGAGAAGCTGCGCTGCGAGGAACTCGCCTCCGACGTCAGCCGGTTCGCGGTCAGCGGCGACGGCAGGCGGCTGACGCTCATCAGCCACGACAAGCTGTCCGTCGTCCCGTCCGACAGCCGGGTCCCGGCGGGCGACGACGACCACGACGACGCCGTCACCGTCGACCTCTCCCGCATCCGCCGCACCCTCGACCCGGCCGCCGAGTGGCGGCAGATGTACGACGAGGCCGGCCGCATCATGCGGGACAACTTCTGGCGCCCCGACATGGGCGGCGTCGACTGGCAGGCGGTCCTGGACCGCTACCGGCCGGTGCTGGAGCGCGTCGCCACCCACGACGACCTCATCGACCTGCTCTGGGAGGTGCAGGGTGAACTCGGCACCTCGCACGCCTATGTGACCCCGCCCGGCGGCTGGCACGACGAGTCCGCCCGGCAGGGGCTGCTCGGCGCCGACCTCTCGCGCGCGCAGGACGGCAGCTGGCGCATCGACCGCATCCTGCCGTCCGAGACCTCCGACCCGGCCGCCCGCTCGCCGCTCGCCGCGCCCGGTGTCGCGGTGCGGCCCGGGGACGCGGTGCTCGCCGTCGACGGCCACCCCGTCGACCCGCTCACCGGGCCCGCGCCGCTGCTCACCGGCTCCGCCGGCAAGCCGGTCGAGCTGACCGTCTCGCCGGTCGACGGCGGCGACCCGCGCCATGTCGTCGTCGTCCCCGTCGCCGACGAGGAGGCGCTGCGCTACCACGCGTGGGTCGCCGGGCGGCGCGCCCATGTCCACGAGCTGTCCGGCGGGCGCCTGGGCTACCTCCATGTCCCGGACATGGTCGGTTCGGGCTGGGCCCAGATCCACCGCGACCTGCGCACGGAGGTCGCCCGCGACGGGCTGGTGGTGGACGTGCGGGAGAACCGCGGCGGCCACACCTCGCAGCTGGTCGTGGAGAAGCTGGCCCGCCGCATCGTCGGCTGGGACCTGCCGCGCGGCATGCGGGCCTACAGCTATCCCGGCGACGCGCCGCGCGGGCCCGTGGTGGCCGTCGCGAACGAGTTCTCCGGCTCGGACGGCGACATCGTCAACGCGGCGATCAAGGCGCTGGGCATCGGCCCGGTGGTCGGCGTACGCACCTGGGGCGGGGTGGTGGGCATCGACAGCCGCTACCGGCTCGTGGACGGCACGCTGGTCACCCAGCCGAAGTACGCGTTCTGGCTGGAGGGTTACGGGTGGGGCGTCGAGAACCACGGCGTCGATCCGGATGTCGAGGTCGTCATGACGCCTGCCGACCATGCGGCGGGGCGGGATCCGCAGCTGGACGAGGCGGTGCGGATCGCGCTGGAGTCGCTGGCGACGACGCCGGCGAAGACGCCGCCGTCGTTGCCGGGGTGA
- a CDS encoding histidine triad nucleotide-binding protein, which produces MAGEPQPDCLFCKIVSGDIPATIVRETDTTVAFRDINPQAPTHVLVIPRVHHPDAASLAAAEPQVLADVVREAGHVAADEKIDETGYRVVFNTGSGAGQTVFHAHAHVLGGRGLQWPPG; this is translated from the coding sequence ATGGCAGGAGAACCCCAGCCCGACTGCCTGTTCTGCAAGATCGTCTCGGGCGACATCCCCGCCACCATCGTCCGGGAGACCGACACCACGGTCGCCTTCCGCGACATCAACCCCCAGGCCCCCACCCACGTACTGGTCATCCCGCGCGTCCACCACCCCGACGCCGCGTCCCTCGCCGCCGCCGAGCCGCAGGTTCTCGCCGACGTGGTGCGCGAGGCCGGGCACGTCGCCGCCGATGAGAAGATCGACGAGACCGGCTACCGGGTCGTCTTCAACACCGGTTCGGGCGCCGGGCAGACCGTCTTCCACGCGCACGCCCACGTCCTGGGCGGCCGCGGCCTCCAGTGGCCCCCCGGCTAG
- a CDS encoding ribonuclease Z, giving the protein MSARELVVLGTASQVPTRHRNHNGYLLRWDGEGILFDPGEGTQRQMLRAGVAAHDINRICVTHFHGDHSLGLAGVIQRINLDQVPHPVTAHYPASGQHFFDRLRYATAYRESVELTEAPVAADGPLATAAAYTLAAHRLSHPVESYGYRLTEPDGRRMLPAKLAEHSIAGPDVGRLQREGVLGGITLDDVSEHRRGQRFAFIMDTRLCDGVHALAEGCDMLVIESTFLDEDEKLATDHGHLTAGQAARVARDSGVRHLVLTHFSQRYPDPEVFETQARAAGFEGELTVAQDLIRVPVPTRHHS; this is encoded by the coding sequence GTGTCCGCACGTGAACTCGTCGTCCTCGGCACCGCCAGCCAGGTCCCGACCCGGCACCGCAACCACAACGGCTATCTGCTGCGCTGGGACGGCGAGGGCATCCTCTTCGACCCCGGCGAGGGCACCCAGCGCCAGATGCTGCGGGCGGGTGTCGCCGCGCACGACATCAACCGGATCTGCGTCACGCACTTCCACGGCGACCACTCGCTCGGCCTGGCCGGGGTGATCCAGCGGATCAACCTCGACCAGGTCCCGCACCCGGTCACCGCCCACTACCCGGCGAGCGGGCAGCACTTCTTCGACCGGCTGCGGTACGCCACCGCCTACCGCGAGTCCGTCGAGCTGACCGAGGCCCCGGTCGCCGCCGACGGTCCGCTGGCCACCGCCGCCGCGTACACCCTGGCCGCGCACCGGCTCTCGCACCCCGTCGAGTCGTACGGCTACCGGCTCACCGAGCCCGACGGGCGGCGCATGCTGCCGGCGAAGCTCGCCGAGCACTCCATCGCGGGACCGGACGTCGGCCGCCTCCAGCGCGAGGGCGTCCTCGGCGGGATCACCCTCGACGACGTCTCCGAGCACAGGCGCGGACAGCGGTTCGCGTTCATCATGGACACCAGGCTGTGCGACGGCGTCCACGCCCTCGCCGAGGGCTGCGACATGCTGGTCATCGAGTCGACGTTCCTCGACGAGGACGAGAAGCTGGCCACCGACCACGGCCACCTGACCGCCGGACAGGCGGCCCGGGTCGCGCGCGATTCCGGGGTGCGCCACCTCGTCCTCACGCACTTCTCCCAGCGCTATCCGGACCCGGAGGTCTTCGAGACCCAGGCCCGGGCGGCCGGGTTCGAGGGCGAACTGACCGTCGCCCAGGACCTGATCCGCGTCCCCGTACCCACCCGGCACCACTCGTAG
- a CDS encoding adenosine deaminase, protein MHLPKAELHLHIEGTLEPELAFALAARNGVRLPYADTEELRTAYLFDDLQTFLNLYYALMAVLRTEDDFAELADAYLARAAAQGVRHAEIFFDPQAHTARGIPLGTVVEGLGRALERSEEKHGISTQLIMCFLRDRSADSALETLEAARPHLHRISAVGLDSAEVGHPPAKFRAVYARAGELGLRKVAHAGEEGPPAYIREALDVLGVERIDHGLRCMEDPDLVERLVADRVPLTLCPLSNVRLRAVGTLEEHPLRAMMDAGLLCTVNSDDPAYFGGYVGDTFHAVHEALGLDREQLRTLARNSFEAAFLDHDEERRARYLSEVEAYAFD, encoded by the coding sequence GTGCACCTCCCCAAAGCAGAACTCCACCTCCACATCGAGGGAACCCTCGAACCCGAGCTGGCCTTCGCGCTCGCCGCGCGCAACGGCGTGCGGCTGCCCTACGCGGACACCGAGGAACTGCGCACCGCCTACCTCTTCGACGACCTGCAGACGTTCCTGAACCTGTACTACGCGCTGATGGCGGTGCTGCGGACCGAGGACGACTTCGCCGAACTCGCCGACGCCTACCTCGCCCGCGCCGCCGCCCAGGGCGTGCGCCACGCGGAGATCTTCTTCGATCCGCAGGCGCACACCGCCCGGGGCATTCCCCTCGGGACCGTCGTCGAGGGGCTGGGCCGGGCGCTGGAGCGCAGCGAGGAGAAGCACGGCATCTCCACCCAGCTGATCATGTGCTTCCTGCGCGACCGGTCCGCCGACTCGGCGCTGGAGACCCTGGAGGCGGCCCGGCCGCATCTGCACCGGATCAGCGCCGTCGGCCTGGACTCCGCCGAGGTCGGCCACCCGCCCGCCAAGTTCCGCGCGGTGTACGCACGGGCCGGGGAGCTCGGACTGCGCAAGGTCGCCCACGCCGGCGAGGAGGGGCCGCCCGCGTACATCCGCGAGGCGCTCGACGTCCTCGGGGTGGAGCGCATCGACCACGGGCTGCGCTGCATGGAGGACCCGGATCTGGTCGAGCGGCTGGTCGCCGACCGGGTGCCGCTCACGCTCTGCCCGCTGTCCAACGTACGGCTGCGGGCCGTCGGCACCCTGGAGGAGCACCCGCTGCGGGCCATGATGGACGCCGGGCTGCTCTGCACGGTCAACTCCGACGACCCCGCCTACTTCGGCGGGTACGTCGGCGACACCTTCCACGCCGTGCACGAGGCGCTGGGCCTGGACCGCGAGCAGCTGCGCACCCTGGCCCGCAACTCCTTCGAGGCGGCCTTCCTCGACCACGACGAGGAGCGCAGGGCGCGCTATCTGTCCGAGGTCGAGGCGTACGCGTTCGACTGA
- a CDS encoding MFS transporter: MSSRPRAAWPLVAVFTAGYLAAYLLPTIVGRLSACLGLSAAQAGLVGSALLLSSASAGFCLAGRVETYGPRRPARLGLVLAVLGYGCAALAGSVPLVVLGAVVGGFGSGTATAVAASGIAAQRDPHRTSSLGLLSVSATAGALYLTIPHLGGGHRLPFASIALVAALVWPATSRLGGAVAAGPAVAASGRLPHRRSGLVLAGGMLVWSMAQNALWGVSSRIGVVQAGLSEVTIGAVFAAALGAGLLGVMGAGVLGARLGRAVPIGLGTVVIAGSIVLSSSAGGLGSFATGEILWNTVYPVVLSYLIGLAASLDVRGRWAVLAGSASSVGVACGPVLGSVLSEAAGYPSMGLILGTATLLVALPVTAVALHTGGRPLVPGSVRRRGGAPAALLAVTTGAVPGAVPKVGAPEQAVTEISVPALRRRRPVRSAFRPAGPSGGQSNAYASTSDR; encoded by the coding sequence ATGTCCTCGCGCCCTCGCGCCGCGTGGCCCCTGGTCGCCGTGTTCACCGCCGGTTACCTCGCCGCCTATCTCCTCCCCACCATCGTGGGACGGCTCTCCGCCTGTCTGGGCCTCAGCGCCGCCCAGGCCGGCCTGGTCGGCAGCGCCCTGCTGCTGAGCTCGGCCTCGGCCGGCTTCTGCCTGGCGGGACGCGTGGAGACGTACGGACCGCGCAGACCTGCGCGGCTCGGGCTGGTGCTGGCCGTACTGGGGTACGGCTGCGCGGCACTGGCCGGATCCGTGCCGCTGGTCGTGCTGGGCGCCGTGGTCGGCGGCTTCGGCTCGGGCACGGCGACGGCGGTGGCCGCCTCGGGCATCGCCGCCCAGCGCGATCCGCACCGGACCTCCTCGCTGGGGCTGCTGAGCGTCTCCGCGACCGCCGGGGCCCTGTATCTGACGATCCCGCACCTGGGCGGCGGCCACCGGCTGCCGTTCGCCTCGATCGCCCTGGTCGCGGCGCTCGTGTGGCCGGCCACCTCCCGGCTCGGCGGCGCGGTCGCGGCCGGTCCCGCCGTGGCCGCGTCGGGCCGGCTCCCGCACCGCCGCTCCGGACTGGTGCTGGCCGGCGGGATGCTCGTCTGGTCGATGGCCCAGAACGCGCTGTGGGGCGTCAGCAGCCGCATCGGCGTGGTGCAGGCGGGGCTCTCCGAGGTCACCATCGGCGCGGTGTTCGCCGCCGCGCTCGGCGCCGGTCTCCTCGGGGTGATGGGCGCCGGGGTGCTCGGCGCCCGGCTCGGCCGCGCGGTCCCGATCGGCCTGGGCACCGTGGTCATCGCGGGGAGCATCGTGCTCAGCTCGTCGGCCGGCGGCCTCGGCTCGTTCGCGACCGGCGAGATCCTGTGGAACACCGTCTACCCGGTGGTCCTGTCGTATCTGATCGGTCTGGCCGCCTCGCTGGACGTACGCGGCCGCTGGGCGGTCCTGGCGGGCTCGGCCTCGTCGGTCGGTGTGGCCTGCGGTCCGGTGCTCGGCAGTGTGCTGTCCGAGGCGGCCGGCTACCCCTCGATGGGCCTGATCCTGGGCACCGCGACCCTGCTGGTCGCGCTCCCGGTGACCGCCGTCGCCCTGCACACCGGCGGCCGTCCGCTGGTGCCGGGATCGGTGCGCCGCAGGGGTGGCGCCCCGGCGGCCCTGCTCGCGGTCACCACGGGTGCGGTGCCCGGCGCCGTGCCGAAGGTGGGCGCGCCCGAGCAGGCCGTCACGGAGATCAGCGTCCCGGCGCTGCGCCGCAGGCGGCCGGTCCGCAGTGCGTTCCGGCCGGCCGGCCCGTCGGGCGGTCAGTCGAACGCGTACGCCTCGACCTCGGACAGATAG
- a CDS encoding PfkB family carbohydrate kinase: MSADMPDIDPLDGLRAPQDPDCDVFLTGTVFLDIIFTGLDSAPVRGTESWARGMGSSPGGVANMATALARLGLHTSLAAAFGDDHYGEYCWDALEQGEGIDLSMSHTVRGWHSPVTVSMAYEGERTMVSHGHEAPPPPTAAPSGEAAAFPQCPPRARAAVASLVPGRSEPWVAEAARRGAVIFADVGWDETGRWDLDGLADLEHCHAFLPNAEEAMRYTGTDCPRAAAHALAERVPLAVVTLGAEGAYAVDAATGTAAVVPAIEVEALDPTGAGDVFVAGFVTGTLANWPLADRLAFAGLTAALSVQEFGGSLSAPGWAEIAAWWQQVRTFADQDPAALQRYAFLQDLLPAAARPWPLRRAVPTIGFRP; the protein is encoded by the coding sequence GTGAGCGCTGACATGCCAGACATCGACCCACTGGACGGGCTGCGCGCGCCGCAGGACCCGGACTGCGACGTCTTCCTCACCGGCACGGTCTTCCTCGACATCATCTTCACCGGCCTGGACAGCGCCCCGGTGCGCGGCACCGAGTCCTGGGCGCGCGGCATGGGCTCGAGCCCCGGCGGGGTCGCCAACATGGCCACCGCGCTCGCCCGGCTCGGCCTGCACACCTCGCTGGCCGCCGCGTTCGGAGACGACCACTACGGGGAGTACTGCTGGGACGCCCTCGAACAGGGCGAGGGCATCGACCTGTCCATGTCGCACACCGTCCGGGGCTGGCACTCCCCGGTGACCGTCTCGATGGCCTACGAGGGCGAGCGGACGATGGTCTCGCACGGCCACGAGGCCCCGCCCCCGCCCACCGCCGCACCCTCCGGCGAGGCCGCCGCCTTCCCGCAGTGCCCGCCCCGGGCCCGCGCCGCCGTCGCCTCGCTCGTCCCCGGCCGCAGCGAGCCCTGGGTCGCCGAGGCGGCCCGCAGGGGTGCCGTGATCTTCGCCGACGTCGGCTGGGACGAGACCGGGCGCTGGGACCTGGACGGCCTCGCCGACCTGGAGCACTGCCACGCCTTCCTCCCCAACGCCGAGGAGGCCATGCGCTACACCGGGACCGACTGCCCGCGCGCCGCCGCGCACGCCCTCGCCGAGCGCGTACCGCTCGCCGTCGTCACCCTGGGTGCCGAGGGCGCGTACGCCGTCGACGCGGCCACCGGCACCGCCGCCGTGGTCCCGGCCATCGAGGTCGAGGCACTGGACCCGACCGGGGCGGGCGACGTCTTCGTCGCCGGCTTCGTCACCGGCACCCTCGCCAACTGGCCCCTCGCCGACCGCCTCGCCTTCGCCGGGCTCACCGCGGCCCTGTCCGTCCAGGAGTTCGGCGGCTCGCTCTCGGCACCCGGCTGGGCGGAGATCGCCGCCTGGTGGCAGCAGGTGCGCACCTTCGCCGACCAGGACCCGGCCGCGCTCCAGCGGTACGCCTTCCTCCAGGACCTGCTGCCCGCGGCGGCCCGGCCCTGGCCGCTGCGGCGCGCCGTCCCGACGATCGGCTTCCGCCCGTGA
- a CDS encoding PhoH family protein translates to MTQTPTQPQARAHISIPAAHPMVMLLGSGDSLLRVIEAAFPAADIHVRGNDISATGDAADIALIQRLFDEMVLVLRTGQPMTEDAVERSIAMLRASDNGQADGTETPAEVLTQNILSSRGRTIRPKTLNQKRYVDAIDKHTIVFGIGPAGTGKTYLAMAKAVQALQSKQVSRIILTRPAVEAGERLGFLPGTLFDKIDPYLRPLYDALHDMLDPDSIPRLMAAGTIEVAPLAYMRGRTLNDAFIILDEAQNTSAEQMKMFLTRLGFDSKIVVTGDVTQVDLPNGTKSGLRQVQDILEGIDDVHFSRLTSQDVVRHKLVGRIVDAYEKYDNQGDQDGPAGKGRGRHNGKQ, encoded by the coding sequence ATGACTCAGACACCCACACAGCCGCAGGCGCGTGCCCACATCAGCATCCCGGCCGCACACCCCATGGTGATGCTTCTGGGATCGGGCGACTCGCTGCTGCGCGTGATCGAAGCGGCGTTCCCGGCGGCCGACATCCATGTCCGGGGCAATGACATAAGCGCGACGGGCGACGCGGCGGACATCGCCCTGATCCAGCGCCTGTTCGACGAGATGGTGCTGGTGCTCCGCACCGGTCAGCCGATGACGGAGGACGCCGTGGAACGCTCGATCGCGATGCTCAGGGCCAGTGACAACGGCCAGGCGGACGGCACCGAGACCCCGGCCGAGGTGCTCACCCAGAACATCCTCTCCAGCCGCGGCCGCACGATCCGTCCCAAGACGCTCAACCAGAAGCGGTACGTCGACGCGATCGACAAGCACACGATCGTCTTCGGCATCGGCCCCGCCGGTACGGGCAAGACGTATCTCGCCATGGCCAAGGCCGTCCAGGCGCTCCAGTCCAAGCAGGTCAGCCGGATCATCCTGACCCGGCCGGCCGTCGAGGCGGGCGAGCGGCTCGGCTTCCTGCCCGGCACCCTGTTCGACAAGATCGACCCGTATCTGCGGCCGCTCTACGACGCCCTGCACGACATGCTCGACCCCGACTCGATCCCGCGGCTGATGGCGGCGGGCACGATCGAGGTCGCTCCGCTGGCGTACATGCGGGGCCGCACGCTCAACGACGCCTTCATCATTCTCGACGAGGCGCAGAACACCAGCGCCGAGCAGATGAAGATGTTCCTGACCCGGCTCGGCTTCGACTCGAAGATCGTCGTCACCGGCGACGTCACCCAGGTCGACCTGCCGAACGGCACCAAGAGCGGCCTGCGTCAGGTCCAGGACATCCTGGAGGGCATCGACGACGTGCACTTCTCCCGCCTCACCTCCCAGGATGTCGTCCGGCACAAGCTGGTCGGCCGTATCGTCGACGCGTACGAGAAGTACGACAACCAGGGCGACCAGGACGGCCCGGCCGGAAAGGGCCGCGGCCGCCACAACGGGAAGCAGTAG